From one Sphingomonas carotinifaciens genomic stretch:
- a CDS encoding sugar phosphate isomerase/epimerase family protein, with product MPNIRYANMCHWKSIPYRKIDNFREFYYEDKTNTAYYSDWDTILKYQAALGFDGIEIAPWDLADILPLFGSPENFTAFAKDRGVEVIGMFHGAHASHQADHFDEAVRAGREAVETIVKFGGSYMNTCPTQNYYGSGPLTREEVQQCARVMNEIGRYATDYGVKIGLHNEFFCAINLPNHRELIESTDPRYVHYCLDTAQVAIMGEDLLTFYRDYRDRISTFHLKDTASERQPDSVRYAQDPEITDDGTRWFWEPGLGTLDLAGLYHLLKEDQFKGWMSIEYDGSPDLLASMALTRYHLDTVLRPIYD from the coding sequence ATGCCCAACATCCGCTATGCCAACATGTGCCACTGGAAGAGCATTCCCTATCGGAAGATCGATAATTTCCGCGAATTCTATTACGAGGACAAGACCAACACCGCCTATTATTCCGACTGGGACACGATCCTGAAATATCAGGCAGCACTTGGCTTCGACGGGATCGAGATCGCACCTTGGGATCTCGCCGACATCCTGCCGCTGTTCGGATCGCCCGAGAATTTCACCGCCTTCGCCAAGGACCGCGGCGTCGAGGTGATCGGCATGTTCCATGGCGCGCACGCCTCGCACCAGGCGGACCATTTCGACGAAGCGGTGCGTGCGGGTCGCGAAGCGGTCGAGACGATCGTGAAGTTCGGCGGCAGCTATATGAACACCTGCCCGACCCAGAATTATTACGGATCAGGTCCGCTGACCCGCGAAGAGGTGCAGCAATGCGCCCGGGTGATGAACGAGATCGGCCGCTATGCCACCGACTACGGGGTAAAGATCGGGCTGCACAACGAGTTCTTCTGCGCGATCAACCTGCCCAACCACCGCGAACTGATCGAATCGACCGATCCGCGTTATGTGCACTATTGCCTGGATACTGCGCAGGTAGCGATTATGGGCGAGGACCTGCTGACCTTTTACCGCGACTATCGCGACCGGATCAGCACCTTTCATCTGAAGGACACGGCGTCCGAGCGTCAGCCCGACAGCGTGCGCTATGCACAGGATCCCGAAATCACCGACGACGGGACGCGCTGGTTCTGGGAACCGGGGCTCGGTACGCTCGACCTGGCGGGTCTGTACCATCTGCTGAAGGAGGATCAGTTCAAGGGCTGGATGTCGATCGAATATGACGGCTCACCCGACCTGCTCGCATCGATGGCGCTGACCCGCTACCACCTCGATACGGTGCTGCGCCCGATCTACGACTGA
- a CDS encoding sugar phosphate isomerase/epimerase family protein — protein sequence MHSDQFAMSLDLINRHYQEPNRNRYESKYFWEELYPLIGASGFRSIEIPYEPVWQFGGRSGVPMNRYCINTKYENTDNYRAALAKGDVDRVVGVTFDSNLFMRNANLDFYFGATGHFAGEALAHAADLNAEYFAISPSAYYGRIAHYHPDLEDRLGAFTERVVALVEGLAVKAKATSVALVLRNEYWSVFRGEHILALLDRLPAGVKLDVDTAHLTIAGIDPAAFITAHRDRIGCVHLTDTAFVDDAATWKTPNPEFPAHRATQVFRDPGTGEVDVPAIVSLLNQLGYAGPVVCSARQTRDPFRALLRTRALLNHLQN from the coding sequence GGAACCGGTACGAGAGCAAGTATTTCTGGGAGGAACTCTATCCGCTGATCGGCGCGTCGGGGTTTCGGTCGATCGAAATCCCCTATGAGCCGGTATGGCAGTTCGGCGGGCGCAGCGGCGTGCCGATGAACCGCTACTGCATTAACACCAAATACGAGAATACCGACAACTATCGCGCGGCGCTGGCGAAGGGCGATGTCGACCGGGTGGTCGGGGTGACGTTCGATTCCAACCTGTTCATGCGCAACGCCAACCTCGACTTCTATTTCGGGGCGACCGGGCATTTCGCGGGTGAGGCGCTGGCCCACGCCGCCGACCTGAATGCCGAGTATTTCGCGATCAGCCCGTCGGCCTATTACGGACGCATCGCCCATTATCATCCCGATCTTGAGGACAGGCTCGGCGCCTTCACCGAACGCGTGGTCGCACTGGTCGAAGGGCTTGCGGTAAAGGCCAAGGCGACGAGCGTCGCGTTGGTGCTGCGCAACGAATATTGGAGCGTGTTCCGGGGCGAACACATCCTGGCGCTGCTCGACCGGTTGCCGGCCGGCGTGAAGCTGGACGTTGATACCGCGCATCTGACGATCGCGGGGATCGACCCGGCGGCGTTCATCACCGCGCACCGCGACCGCATCGGCTGTGTTCATCTGACCGACACTGCCTTCGTCGACGATGCGGCGACGTGGAAGACGCCCAACCCCGAGTTTCCCGCGCATCGCGCGACGCAGGTGTTCCGCGATCCAGGTACCGGCGAGGTCGACGTGCCCGCCATCGTCAGCCTGCTGAACCAGCTGGGCTATGCCGGGCCGGTCGTTTGCAGCGCCCGCCAGACGCGCGACCCGTTCCGCGCGCTGCTGCGTACGCGCGCGCTCCTGAACCATTTGCAGAATTAA